GAGATAAGAGATTTGCAAGAAAATCCAGCTGGACTATTCTGAAACATCCCTGGCCTATATCATTTCTCTTTCTATGCTTAGGTcgcttatataaaatttttattttctgctttcttagAAGTCCACTAGGAAACCCCTATAGAAGTATACATACAAACTTATTCCTCTAAAGACTAACATCCTTGTTGAGTGTTGAGAGTGAGAGAAGTGCAATACaatgagaagaggaagaaacaattagaattccatcttcaatttatttttccatcactcttaaaaattttctattttgtgtttGCTTTATAAGCTAAATAATAACATAAGTTTTATATATGCTTTATAAATTAGTGTGCACATAATGAGaatggtaactcagctggtaaagaatccacctgtaatgcaggaagccccggttcaatgcctgggtcaggacaatccctctggagaagggataggctacccaccccagtattcttgggctttctttgtggctcagctggtaaagaatctgcctgcaatgctggagacctgggtttgaaccctgggttgggaagatcccctggagaagggaatggctgcccattccagtattctggcctggagaattccatggactgcatagttgatggggctgcaaagagtcggacacgactgattgacttttACTTTATACATGCTTTATAAGTTAACGTGCATATAATGAggatatttacttatattttttaatggtagggtgcacattaaaatatttagacacatcgcttcttggccttttggctaagatcaagtatCAAAAATTTAGACACTAAAATTTGAAACGTGTCTCCTTTCGTTTTGTTGTtggagttgctcagttgtgtccgactctgtgaccccatggactgcagcacgctaggcttccctgtcctcctctatcttatgaagtttgctcaaattcatgtccactgagtcgatgatgccatcccaccatctcatcctgtcacccccttctcttcctgccctcaaccttcccTTTTGTTTAAGTAGGTAAGTTGTCTAGAAGGTACTCAATGTCACCCTAGGAAGTCTACTGGGTGACCAAGGCTCTGAGTCTAATTTTTTCTCACAACATCAAGGACTTTCCAGggctcattcattttcattgtgAAATAGAGGAAATGAAAATGAGCCAACTCACAGTGAAACGATTTGAGGCGAATTTCTTCCctgggaagaaaaaagatcttaaaaatcTGCATGAGCCATAAACTCCTGGCACAGGACCAGAGGAAGCTGGACCACCTTATTCTCTGCTGGAGGATTGACTGGGGGAACGGCCACTTGTGTTGGAGATGCTCAGAGGAGGCAAGAGTGAAGTCCAAGGTATGAGGTCTACCCTGGATGGATCTGCTTGCTTTGTTCTGGTTCCTGGATACATATCCATGGCCTTGGCTGTCCTCCTTTAAAACCCTTTTAGGCTGGAGGaagatttaaataatattttaaaaaatctctgcaAACATCATCAACAATGTAAAGGTTAATTTTAAGTATCAGTTTGACTGTGGCCAAGATTAAACAGTATTTCCGGTATGTAAGTGTGGGTGTTTCTGAATGAGATTAGCACTGAATGTGTGGATTCATTGAAGAGGACTCCTCTCCCCGGTGCAGGCCAGAGGGCCCCCTCTAATCACGGAGGGTCTGAATACAGCaaaaagcagaggaaggaggaatCACCCTCTGggctccctccctgtctccccaaGCAGGACTTTTCTCCTGCCCTTGAACTGAGATCTACACCATCAGCCGGTTTCCCTGATTCCCTTGAATTACACACTACTGGGTTcccttgagggcttcccaggtagtgtagTGTGtaaagaacccactccagtattcttgcctggagaatcctttgatgagaggagcctggtgggctagagtcagagatgactgaagcaactgagcacgctaTGCATGGCTTCCCTAGGTGACCGACTTCAGACTGGGGGAATTCTTCAGCCCTCACAATTGCATGAATTAAGTCCTCGTAATAAAGTTCCATATATATATCCgcattggttctgtttctctggagagagCTAATACAAACACTAAAACCCACATAATTCTATACCTTCTGCTGTATGTACACGTGAAAAAGTTTTCATGGTGCCAGAAGAGGTCAATAGGAAACTTTCCCTGGGAAAACCCTTGGacctggggtgggggacaggggacAGAAGGTTGGTTGTAAATAAGAAAACGTTCTCCTCAGTTCTGAGAGACGGCACAATTTATTTAGTCAAATTATTTTACAACATAGTCTTCACGGAGAGCTGTCAACTTAACActtaatatagtttaaaaaagtcAATGATTACctgcaaaattatatatattttaatatctaaaaaatatattgtatatataaggCAGAAAATCCCTCGTATCCACAAGGGAAagtttggtttctgttttccaaGTTGTGATGATTGTAGTTCAGTTATTTACAAACATCTCCAAAGCAGTTAACGGTTTAAAGGGGTTGCCTTGACTCGCTTCTGCTCACTTGTTAAATAATTACAGTGATTCTCTTTCGGGTAAGTCAGTGACTTCAAAGTCCTGTTCTCTTTTCTGCAACACGTcacattatgcttttttttttcaaaaccagCTATAAAAACGTACAAGCAGCCCAAATGTACAGATTGACAAAAAGATGtacaaattacatttaaaaaaaataacgaCTGATCTGATAGGAACACTGTATCTGTGACCGAGGTCAACTCGTTTCTTtactctttttcactttttaattatttacttttaatactGTGAGATATAGGAAAATAACTCTGCATAATTTATACAGTAAGTTGCTTTGTGGTTGGTGGACCCTGGACTGATCGTCTGACAAGCGCACAGCACTTGCGAATCTGTTTGTGTTTAAAAATCCCTAGGACTTTTCAAAGTACTGGGAcccactgtcattttttttttcagttatttaattCTCTGACTTTTCAGGAAAGTCTGTATTTGCATTAACATCTCTTAGTTCATATCTTGACTACTTCTAGACAGAATGGTCAGCCTAGCGCATATTTACTGCCCACTGAGAGGGATTCTGCAATGCCCGTGGCTTCTTAAATACATACTTGTTTCTTTCTGTTAAATTCCAGTTGGGTGAAAACTTCACTGGCCTTACAACCAATGTTCCAGTTGCCCTCCACTGAGTTAGGTCTTCCTAAGATAAGATGATAAGCTTCCTGCCTCTAGTTCACTAAATCTCAAACCAGAGCATAACTGGTTAAGTCCATGATTCTTTATCCTACTGAACCCTTCAAGGTTCAAGATGAGACCCGTGTGTCGGTAAGAAACTGCTTTTGGTCCTAAAAATATGAATCTATATACAGTTTCTTTCCCAGAACCATGACACAACCATTCCAGTAATCTAAATATTCAACTCATAAGTTGACAGGAGATTGGGACTCCAAACTGGCATACTGGCCCATGGAATTATCCATCTCTTTGTTCAAGGTAGAGAAAAGCAGGAGTTAaaccaatgttaaaaaaaaaaaaaaagaagaggaagagttgTTTTTAAAGAACAGGCACAAAAGTTCTATTCAACAAGAAAGAGCATccagttttgttttctctccaaAGCCACGTAAGTCCAATGGGAGGTGTAAGGGAGGGGGCTTCAGCGAGAAGGCCACCGATGAGGAAGCATCTAGTAGTAGCTGCCTAAGTGTGAGGGCACGTGGGTGTTGGGGTGGCGGGGGACGTTGGGGTTGGGGTAGATGCCCCCCGTGGGGGAGGTCCAGTATTGTGACGCCGCTCCGAAGAAGCTGGAGGACGTGACCGGCATGGAGGACGGGTGGGGAGGGACGAAGTTCACCTTCTGTTGGTGGGTGTGGTAGGAAGGCACGTAGGAGATGTCGGAAGGGTACTTGTACATGGACGACTCAGTGGGATGCGGCTGCAGAGCCTGAGCGATGCCGTGGAAGTCAAATTTGTAGGCATACCTCTTGCCGTGCACTTTGGTCATAATGTTTTTATCGTAGTAGTATCGGAGGGCCCGGCTCAGCTTGTCGTAATTCATGTTGGGTTTGCTCTTGCGCTCCCCCCAGCGCCGGGCCACCTCATCGGGGTCCGTCATTTTGAACTCCCCGTTGGTCCCCTCCCAGGTGATGCAGCTGGCATTGGCGCTGTCCGAGAGCAACTCCAGGAGGAACTGCCACAGCTGGATCTGCCCGCTTCCtgcaggagagagaaaacagaagctccGCCTGAGAAATCAGAACCCGATCCCTAAGTGCAAGGGTCCAACTCACCCCGGACAGGAACCCCAGGATCTCCTTCTACAGTCAGAGTCCACTTCTCACCGAGACTGGCATAATCAGCAAGGTTAGCTCTTTAGATAAGCTGCCCCCAGCCTGGTGAAATTCACCCGGAGCCAGCTGTGTGGCTTGGGGCAAGGCATGCCCCATCCCTTTGGGGGAAGATGCTTGCCTCTCTTCTTCTGTAAAGGCCTGGATCACCGTCTACTCCTTATTCAGTGCTGGCCTCCCTCAGAGTCCCAGGGGAACGTGTGACAGCACTTTAGGCTAAAGCAACCTGAACTGCTCCTTAGCCTTTGTGCTTGGCTCTCGGCTCTACTCCACAGAGTAGAACAtggacagagaggaaaaaaaagaggagagagagctgGTGGCTTTCTCACCCTCTGAGCAGAAACGGCCTGGAGACAGgagcagtgggacttccctggtgggacaGTGCTGGCCTCGCAATTCCAAAGGGCCTATTAACTCACACAGGAGGTGCTCTTGGTTCAGAACTCACTTGAGAGTTACCTGAATCACAAACACTTAAAATACATACACTGTTGAGTTTATTTTATCTGCGACCTCTTTTATGAAGCCAGGTAATGCTGCAATACTACCTAAAGTGAAGACTGAGGCAGCTTTAGAATATGTATTCACCGAGAGTTGGCTAGAACTTGTTTCTTGCCCTTCCACACCCACCCCCATCTTTCCCTGCTGAAACTTATCTCAACCTCAGTGCACGTATATGGGGCTAAAATGTTTGTGGTCCAGAGGCATCTTCAGCTTATGGATATCATCACCACCTACTGACAAGTCCTGTTCTCTCCTTGTGCACTAGAGAAACAGGGGTCAAACAGTTCAAGGAAAGGCATACATGCCCCTCCCCAGTCAGGTGTCTGAACTGAGGACCCCTAAGTGATCTCATAAAGCTATAGAACATTCTGGAACACAACCTCTCAGGCCAAAGTAAACTCACCAGGATTGGCTAGGCGACTGCTGGTTGGGCCCAGGATCTGATATGGATCTAAGGAGACAAGAAAGGAAATTTGCTTCACtgttatgaaaaatataaaaacaacagcATTAACAATAAGAATACCCCTAAGGGTTTCTACTTTTATTTCGATATCATAGGAAACCCTGATTTCAGAAAACTGCACTGCTTTTATTTGCAGACCTCAAAGATCATGATCAGAGTTATGGTCTATATCCCTGTTATTACAGAAACAACTCGAAATAGTGATAGtatcattttttcatatttagtgtCTGAAATTTATAGATAATGCTGCCATTACCTAcaagagaataataaaaaaaaaaaaaacatttggaaaGGAGCTAGCTGATATCCAATCACATGAATAAGGTGAAGTATGGCTTATTAAAGGAGCTTAAGGTCTGACGTGTCTTTGTAAAGGTCTTACAACAGTCtttgtaaacatttatttatttatttactcctgACCATGCCATGCaggttgtgggatcttagttccctgatgagggactGAAGCcacacccctgcagtggaagtgctgagtcttaaccactggaccaccagggactgcctttgttctgttcagtcactcagtcgtgtctgactctgtgattgcatagactgtagcccgccaggctattctgtccatgggattctccaggcaagaaagctggagtgggttgatatttccttctccaggggatcttcctgacccagggatcaaatccatgtctcctgtgtctccaggattggcaggaggactctttatcactgaaccacctgggaatccctgacTGGTCTTTAATAGCTCTAACTATTAGAAACAACTTaacatgtctttctttttctgatgcaGCATAAAAGACACATGCCTGGAAATCAAGTAGCCTGGGTTCTAGCCCAACTAAGCTATCAGCTAAAAAACTCAGTGGACAGTCTCTAGgtattgcttttctcctttgcaaaatGATAGGTGTGGCTCTTGGATTCTCCAGTTCCCTCCCAGTACAGCCTTCTATGATCTTAAGCTTGGAAATGTTGACACCAACCAACCAGAAGTTGCATTTTAGCCaaaaaatgattatatatttatatatatatatatgcatttgaatttcttttttaagataacatctctttattttatttatttattttggcctcaccatgtggcatgtgtgatctcagttccctgaccaggagtcaaacccctgccccctgcagtggaagcgtggagtcttaactactggatagCCAGGACAGTCCTTAAAATGATTATTATTAAATCTCAGTTTACATAAACCTTATGTGATAGTTTAGCCATAAAAGAAACCTTTGCAATACTGACATAGTGAGGACTGTCATCTTCTTTTCAGCTGAGATCATGGTAGAGAGCTGGATCACAGCTTGGCGATGATGTCATACGTTTGATACAATTTTACAACTATAACTCAGTCTACCCCTTTTTATCCTCATGGTGTGACAGTTAAGATATTTTGGGGAaggtaatttggccacctgatgtgaagagctgactcactggaagagaccttgatgctgggaaagactgagggcaggaggagaagggggcgacagaggatgagatgattagataccatcaccaactcaatggacatgagtttgaacaaactcccagagacagtgaaggacagggaagcctggcgagctgcagtccatggggtcgcaaaagtcagacatgactgagcgactgaacggcaacgtctaattttgttgttgttggggatTCTTTAAATCCTCCATGTCAGatcctctctttctgacttgtgtTTCACGGTCAGCAAGTTCTCAGCCTTCCTGAGGAAATGCAGGTCAACTTTCTACTGCTTATCTTCAGCGGAGATGGAAAACCAAGTCTGTTCACCCAAAGCAACAGCGTGTTCAGAGCTTACTCTAAGCTGTGTCCCATGGAGAGACTGAGCTGGGCTTGGGAGGGCACGCATGGCTGTCTTCAGGTTCATGAAGAACCTTCACAGAGAACAAGAGGAAGACCTTTAAACAGGGCAAACTGGGAAGCTTGAACGTAAGATACAGCACTGGGGGGGACTTTGGCTCAAATGGTGCAACTGAGCCTAGTCAGGTATTGAGCTCCCATAGCTCTAAGTATTCAAGTGGAGATGATGCAATCGCAAGACTGAGATGTTACAGGAAGATGTTGTAGACCTAGATGTCTCTAGGTTCCCTTGCCATACGAAGAGTCTCCAATTCCATGGTTTTCAAAGTTGCTCTGCCTTAATTGTCAAGGAGATTCATTACAGGGATGGAAGAAGGTGAAGCAACTTGGGATTCTGGGATGATAGCTCTCGTATTCCCCGAATCCAGCCGTGTGGCTTCTGGCAAATCACGTCACCTCTTTAGACCTCGGTTTCTTTATTTTACAACATGAAGCATGTTAATCTTGAGGTTCCTTTCACCTCTGATATGTCATGAGTCTCTCCATGTTCCAGGGCAAGGTACGCCATGCACAGATCTAGTACAGTGTCAAATAAAGGAGTCTATGAAGAAAAACAGTGATGACAAACACAAGATATTGTCTAAATCCTCCTCTGCTGACCACGTGGCACCAACGGCCATACAGGAAACAAAAGAGGGTTTGAATATCATGGACAGGTACCTGGTTGGGGCCGCTGTTCAGTATTCTTACTCATTGTTTGTGCTCCAGCAAGAGGGGGACCTGCGGCAAGGAAGAGAAATATGGTAAGTGGAGCCATTCTCCATGAAGGGGAGGGAACGTCTCGTCAAGCACATCCCCACCAAGGAGGACAAATGTgctttctcattcattcactcactcagtcattctgctcatttactcattttatgttataaatatttatctaGAATCTATGTACTGGCACTGTTCTCGATGCTAGAGACCCAGCACTGAGCAAGGGGTTCCTGCCAGAGCTTATGTTTTAATGGGGGAGACAATGATAAACAGCAATAAATACGTAGAAGGAGCATGTCTGATGGTCTTGAGGCTgtggatttcatttttaaatagaaaaccgAGAAAGGTCTTTAACgagaaggtggcatttgagcGCCAGTCTCCTGCTCCTGTGTTTCCGTGTCTTGTGAGCTCCCCTCTTTGTGGCATCTCTTAGTACACCCTTGCTGCTCCTGCCATCATGTCACATCTCCATGTTAGAGCTGTGTTGCTTTTGGTACCATCTTTGGTTTCATCTGACTGGCAGCCTCACCACTCCTCTCTCTTCTCACTGACCCATCAAATGCTATTTAGCCAGTTAAATCTCCATAAACCACTTCACCCCACCATCCAAAAACTTCAGTGACTCACTGTTGACTAAAGCACTGAGATCTATGGTCCGAGCATCTTTGAACCCCTTCCTTACCCTTCcagacttttcttttccttcgTGCACCCTAAATTCCAGGAACCCAAGTCCTCCCTGACTCTCAGACGTGTTGACCTTGATGTCTTTCCCTG
Above is a genomic segment from Cervus elaphus chromosome 2, mCerEla1.1, whole genome shotgun sequence containing:
- the FLI1 gene encoding Friend leukemia integration 1 transcription factor isoform X3; this translates as MTASGSPDYGQPHKINPLPPQQEWMNQPVRVNVKREYDHMNGSRESPVDCSVSKCGKLVGGGESNTMSYNSYMDEKNGPPPPNMTTNERRVIVPADPTLWTQEHVRQWLEWAIKEYGLMEIDTSFFQNMDGKELCKLNKEDFLRATSLYNTEVLLSHLSYLRESSLLAYNTTSHTDPSSRLNVKEDPSYDSVRRGGWGSNMNSGLNKSPPLAGAQTMSKNTEQRPQPDPYQILGPTSSRLANPGSGQIQLWQFLLELLSDSANASCITWEGTNGEFKMTDPDEVARRWGERKSKPNMNYDKLSRALRYYYDKNIMTKVHGKRYAYKFDFHGIAQALQPHPTESSMYKYPSDISYVPSYHTHQQKVNFVPPHPSSMPVTSSSFFGAASQYWTSPTGGIYPNPNVPRHPNTHVPSHLGSYY
- the FLI1 gene encoding Friend leukemia integration 1 transcription factor isoform X1, with protein sequence MTASGSPDYGQPHKINPLPPQQEWMNQPVRVNVKREYDHMNGSRESPVDCSVSKCGKLVGGGESNTMSYNSYMDEKNGPPPPNMTTNERRVIVPADPTLWTQEHVRQWLEWAIKEYGLMEIDTSFFQNMDGKELCKLNKEDFLRATSLYNTEVLLSHLSYLRESSLLAYNTTSHTDPSSRLNVKEGPPLAGAQTMSKNTEQRPQPDPYQILGPTSSRLANPGSGQIQLWQFLLELLSDSANASCITWEGTNGEFKMTDPDEVARRWGERKSKPNMNYDKLSRALRYYYDKNIMTKVHGKRYAYKFDFHGIAQALQPHPTESSMYKYPSDISYVPSYHTHQQKVNFVPPHPSSMPVTSSSFFGAASQYWTSPTGGIYPNPNVPRHPNTHVPSHLGSYY